The proteins below are encoded in one region of Bombus vancouverensis nearcticus chromosome 8, iyBomVanc1_principal, whole genome shotgun sequence:
- the LOC117162663 gene encoding uncharacterized protein LOC117162663 has protein sequence MYCCVRGTFHCQYINGVQFNKLKTKYRTDEDIVVHYTIQDRALPNVDYQFVYVSKEIEILGTSSYFRFIVIPNLRAIDRNSNTSDRGVDNVHDAHDGHPPLIVSPTTSNVGKILRSSKSIDNFLESHRTCRSFAEHSQRTCRYCSKSVSFTTNRVQFLMLHNEQLVARMGRLTRDLELTEAAVKSEKMAQAVLTRRLQAYETFVADMFKCLNLRGTVRILDKTGQEIIVQKVKPKNSPPMRDETGDKPVPILEVSMLNQSSELKECNDGSTTNINEMERVPRVSNLCETGENEERVTPKYFKDDGFSVKKELNENEKNFEITLSVEEGQPQFDKEILISEAPINKDREEQCGSYVTKEATGTTNQRGDEICTVNCKIEQPNGVEDKSEDGQNIVYDDKKIVKELDSLITGDSSKCCCDCHLNMSKTCSSNKRFDKGNVNEWALQCECDLKVSDGMYQMIDNYAENQCTTREAMKSGLSAILIKGRNTKFAVIK, from the exons ATGTATTGCTGTGTACGTGGCACGTTTCACTGTCAGTATATCAATGGAGTTcagtttaataaattaaaaacgaaATATAGAACTGACGAGGATATAGTCGTACATTACACGATACAAGATAGA GCATTGCCAAACGTCGATTACCAGTTCGTTTACGTGAGCAAAGAAATAGAAATCCTGGGCACCAGCTCATATTTCCGTTTCATCGTCATCCCGAATCTTCGTGCCATCGATCGAAACTCAAATACGTCGGAT CGTGGCGTCGACAACGTTCATGACGCGCATGATGGTCATCCGCCATTGATCGTGTCACCGACAACAAGCAACGTGGGGAAAATACTTAGATCTAGCAAATCGATCGACAACTTTCTCGAATCTCATCGAACGTGTCGGTCGTTTGCCGAACACAGCCAGAGAACGTGTCGATACTGTTCGAAATCGGTGTCATTTACAACAAACAGG GTTCAGTTTCTGATGTTGCATAATGAGCAGCTAGTAGCAAGGATGGGCCGTCTGACACGCGATTTGGAGTTAACGGAAGCGGCTGTAAAAAGTGAAAAAATGGCACAGGCAGTGTTGACAAGGAGGTTGCAGGCTTACGAGACGTTCGTCGCGGATATGTTCAAGTGCTTAAATCTGAGAGGAACCGTGAGGATCCTAGATAAAACGGGTCAAGAG ATCATCGTACAAAAAGTAAAACCAAAGAACTCACCACCGATGCGCGACGAGACAGGTGACAAACCTGTCCCTATTCTGGAAGTCTCAATGTTGAATCAATCTTCTGAACTTAAAGAGTGCAACGATGGTTCAACGACGAACATAAATGAGATGGAGAGAGTTCCTCGAGTATCG AATTTATGCGAAACAGGGGAGAACGAAGAACGCGTAACTCCCAAATATTTCAAAGACGATGGATTCTCTGtgaaaaaagaactgaatgaaaacgagaaaaattttgaaattacttTATCCGTGGAAGAGGGACAGCCTCAGTTCGATAAGGAAATCTTGATATCGGAGGCACCGATTAACAAGGATCGTGAGGAACAATG CGGTTCTTACGTAACGAAAGAGGCCACGGGCACAACAAACCAACGAGGAGATGAAATATGCACAGTCAACTGTAAGATCGAACAGCCTAACGGTGTCGAGGACAAATCGGAAGACGGACAAAATATTGTCTATGACGATAAGAAAATCGTGAAAGAGCTCGATTCCTTGATAACCGGAGATTCTTCAAAATGCTGTTGTGACTGTCATTTGAACATGTCAAAAACGTGTAGCTCGAACAAGAGGTTTGATAAGGGTAATGTAAATG AATGGGCGCTTCAATGTGAATGTGACTTGAAAGTGTCGGATGGTATGTATCAGATGATTGATAATTACGCGGAGAACCAGTGCACTACGAGGGAAGCGATGAAGAGTGGTTTGTCCGCGATTCTGATTAAGGGTAGAAATACGAAATTTGCTGTTATCAAGTAA